The Sphingorhabdus sp. Alg231-15 genome has a segment encoding these proteins:
- a CDS encoding bacteriocin, which produces MTDVTKTEELNEAELDQVTGGVALLLPAVQSVREAGPPRKKDTTSAADTVPTENFSLNYEKIKF; this is translated from the coding sequence ATGACCGATGTAACAAAAACAGAAGAATTGAATGAGGCTGAATTGGATCAGGTAACTGGCGGTGTTGCGTTGTTGCTGCCCGCGGTTCAGTCCGTTCGCGAGGCGGGCCCGCCAAGAAAAAAGGACACAACAAGTGCGGCTGACACGGTTCCAACCGAAAACTTCTCGCTCAACTACGAGAAAATAAAATTCTAG